The Candidatus Flexicrinis affinis genome has a segment encoding these proteins:
- a CDS encoding DUF2085 domain-containing protein, which produces MSWRLRTNLWLLGITKHWLRAAIAFWLIWATLPWLAPVLMKLGATGPASAIYQMYQPMCHRFAFRSFFLFGDQAAYPLAGANSGYVPFEDMAGVSPLPGIMRAGLLPTPPFGIRALPELDGIWLNGAYAAIDIPDDVTPFDTESAANFARLQLASSSFIGNEQFGYKTAVCERDLSIYAGLGAAALIFAIPRVRRKIRPLPIWMYIVIGLVPIGLDGFSQMFGYAPFSFWPARETLPAFRVVTGFVFGLATGWLGYPNIDLSMQETREAIEMKLAKRISPTD; this is translated from the coding sequence GTGAGCTGGCGTTTACGCACGAATCTTTGGCTGCTGGGTATCACGAAACACTGGTTGCGCGCCGCAATCGCCTTTTGGCTGATCTGGGCCACGCTGCCGTGGCTCGCGCCCGTGCTGATGAAGCTCGGCGCAACCGGGCCGGCCTCGGCCATTTATCAGATGTATCAGCCGATGTGCCATCGGTTTGCGTTCCGGTCGTTCTTCCTGTTTGGCGATCAAGCCGCGTACCCGTTGGCCGGCGCCAACTCCGGCTATGTCCCGTTTGAGGACATGGCGGGTGTCAGCCCGCTGCCCGGGATCATGCGCGCCGGTCTGCTGCCGACGCCGCCGTTTGGCATACGCGCACTGCCGGAACTCGACGGCATTTGGCTCAACGGCGCGTACGCCGCCATCGACATTCCTGACGACGTGACACCATTCGACACCGAGAGCGCGGCGAACTTCGCCCGCTTGCAGTTGGCCTCGTCGTCGTTCATCGGAAATGAGCAGTTCGGCTACAAGACCGCGGTGTGCGAACGCGATCTGTCGATCTATGCCGGCCTCGGCGCCGCCGCGCTGATCTTCGCCATTCCGCGCGTCCGCCGTAAGATTCGTCCGCTGCCGATCTGGATGTATATTGTCATCGGCCTTGTGCCCATCGGGCTGGATGGCTTCAGCCAGATGTTCGGCTACGCGCCATTTTCGTTCTGGCCCGCGCGTGAGACGCTCCCGGCGTTCCGGGTCGTCACCGGGTTCGTGTTCGGACTGGCCACCGGCTGGCTCGGCTATCCCAACATCGACCTCTCGATGCAGGAGACGCGCGAGGCCATCGAGATGAAACTCGCCAAGCGCATCAGTCCAACGGACTAA
- a CDS encoding Tad domain-containing protein gives MGKRLRNLLRPIRQPQSSGQAIIVLALGFIGLVGFVGIVTDVSLLLARYNTLSRAVDSAAISAAGQMRSDRSFAEVGLAARMMLELHGIRTDDVLVETCASTNETDPFLCSEQNRFRKLVRVGASIQSNTVFLSLLGVQAIELSAVSTSETAVLDIVLVLDVSESMLLDTTYEDWAKIGLGQVYVPPAIGTGYGGSSVFLRERAAGRFEDTDAGDLLYEDLFQYWGEELLGAVNSYPRVYPHTVNQRLDYVDAGGGTVPNDDPGLVNANYRVTSFEYPGYGTQTHPREACRVRFWPYSVNIRIPQHIREIPGFATYWEGNPAAQTADVTQTIFWNGFVPTFDFYGCCNDPTAGGQVASDYTLSNLPGDTVDSTRGDFKFNDLICQPFKEARDATRAFLDTVDFERGDRVAFVTFDRGAFLIDPDGANGRIAAGNSDVCPRDPEPDGAGQTTWTHMLASKCRAVRTLDQFVGVRAEPNFYAWKENGGGWEAFAKGRQDQRRSLLVDFYHERDTGGYAADGSDFAINEYPVRDYCPMQNGALSGFLSLYSLWDWNISIPQYFGLSRPGLTRIMNPSWVDTEQKSYELWASCRGTNIGAGLREGNNALLDPQTTRRTGTVWVMIMLSDGAAGASDPVRLNGRKALETNPYYDWAGNSLPWQDYAGVSGLLRWTGGRVRRVWPVPARF, from the coding sequence ATGGGTAAGAGACTTCGAAATCTCCTGAGGCCGATCAGGCAGCCACAGAGCTCCGGTCAAGCGATTATCGTCTTGGCGCTGGGCTTCATTGGCTTGGTCGGTTTTGTCGGCATCGTAACGGACGTGTCGCTGCTGCTGGCCCGTTACAACACGCTCTCGCGCGCGGTGGACAGCGCCGCGATCTCGGCCGCCGGCCAAATGCGCTCCGACCGCAGTTTCGCGGAGGTAGGCCTCGCTGCGCGCATGATGCTCGAACTACACGGCATTCGTACCGACGACGTGCTCGTTGAGACGTGCGCCTCGACCAACGAGACCGATCCATTCCTGTGCAGTGAACAAAACCGCTTCCGCAAGCTCGTGCGGGTGGGCGCGAGCATTCAGTCGAACACGGTGTTCCTAAGCCTGCTCGGGGTGCAGGCGATCGAGCTGTCGGCGGTGTCAACGTCAGAGACGGCGGTGCTAGACATCGTGCTGGTACTGGACGTCTCCGAGTCGATGCTGCTTGACACCACGTACGAAGACTGGGCCAAGATCGGGCTGGGGCAGGTGTATGTGCCGCCCGCGATCGGTACCGGCTACGGCGGCAGCTCGGTCTTTTTACGCGAGCGTGCGGCAGGCCGATTTGAGGATACGGATGCCGGCGATTTGCTCTACGAAGATCTGTTCCAATATTGGGGTGAGGAACTGCTCGGAGCAGTGAACTCTTACCCACGAGTCTACCCTCACACTGTCAATCAACGACTCGACTACGTAGATGCAGGCGGCGGCACGGTGCCCAACGACGACCCGGGATTGGTCAACGCGAACTACCGCGTGACGTCGTTCGAATACCCCGGTTACGGCACCCAAACCCATCCCCGCGAAGCATGTCGGGTGCGTTTCTGGCCGTACTCGGTGAACATCCGTATCCCGCAGCACATCCGCGAAATCCCCGGCTTCGCCACTTACTGGGAAGGCAATCCGGCGGCGCAAACTGCGGACGTGACACAGACGATATTCTGGAACGGATTTGTCCCGACGTTTGATTTCTACGGATGCTGCAACGATCCTACGGCGGGCGGCCAAGTCGCCAGCGATTACACGTTGAGCAACCTTCCCGGAGATACCGTCGACTCGACGCGCGGCGACTTCAAGTTTAACGACCTGATCTGCCAGCCATTCAAGGAAGCACGCGACGCAACTCGCGCATTCCTCGACACAGTCGATTTCGAGCGCGGCGACCGCGTGGCATTTGTTACGTTCGATCGCGGCGCCTTCTTGATCGATCCGGACGGCGCCAACGGACGGATCGCGGCCGGCAACTCCGACGTGTGCCCGCGCGATCCGGAGCCAGACGGCGCTGGCCAAACGACGTGGACTCACATGTTGGCGTCCAAGTGTCGTGCAGTCCGCACGCTTGACCAGTTCGTCGGTGTACGCGCCGAACCGAACTTCTATGCGTGGAAGGAAAACGGCGGCGGTTGGGAGGCATTCGCCAAGGGGCGGCAAGACCAACGGCGATCCCTGCTGGTCGACTTCTATCACGAGCGCGATACGGGTGGATACGCTGCCGACGGAAGCGATTTCGCGATCAACGAATACCCTGTACGCGACTACTGCCCGATGCAGAACGGCGCTCTCTCGGGCTTCCTCAGCCTGTACTCGCTCTGGGACTGGAACATCTCTATCCCGCAGTACTTCGGTTTGTCCCGCCCCGGTCTCACTCGGATCATGAACCCGAGCTGGGTCGATACCGAGCAGAAGAGCTACGAGTTGTGGGCATCGTGCCGCGGCACGAACATTGGAGCGGGCCTGCGCGAAGGCAACAACGCGCTGCTTGACCCGCAAACCACCCGTCGTACCGGAACGGTGTGGGTCATGATCATGCTCTCTGATGGCGCGGCCGGCGCAAGCGACCCGGTGCGGCTCAACGGCCGCAAGGCGCTTGAGACAAACCCGTACTACGACTGGGCCGGGAACAGCCTTCCGTGGCAAGACTACGCAGGCGTATCGGGGCTGCTGCGTTGGACGGGCGGGCGAGTACGGCGCGTTTGGCCTGTGCCCGCTCGGTTTTGA
- a CDS encoding pilus assembly protein, with translation MRVLLKRIVEILDGTPAAQPPDRRKGQSLVEMVFITPILLIMFIGLIEIGWFAQNYLNLVEAAKVGARRGPFLAGEFSPQEWPNASSLPPTAAFGFTLNPGDAGYDDDPRIIYRGMVGGTQTCDNILPGEFGFFNTIACAVVDSMDPLRLRLGNSKDDVVISAFSVQYVKVGSNPSDDIDPDDHGSTTPYANGNQVVVVGRWPSNANECVEWGERDPFDWIENGSVDWEYWTDPFGGPDLRINYEIAVWNDTISDYVGWLDSGTERAVGWSWTGQRQIEDVNRARIDCWGSQFTLDRVQDLLNLPTFIPPGSTDEQERKSYFPSLGLVIVEVYWEHSLLLENFPLLSAQWSPVYQVMGGDDPTSTADVIYAWAAFPVPSAEPRLAFKP, from the coding sequence ATGCGTGTATTACTGAAACGAATCGTTGAAATTCTGGATGGCACCCCCGCCGCCCAACCGCCTGATCGCCGCAAGGGTCAGAGCCTCGTCGAGATGGTGTTCATTACGCCCATCTTGCTCATCATGTTCATCGGTTTGATTGAGATTGGCTGGTTCGCCCAGAACTATCTCAATCTGGTCGAGGCTGCCAAGGTTGGCGCACGGCGCGGACCGTTCCTTGCGGGCGAGTTCTCGCCGCAGGAATGGCCGAACGCATCGAGCTTGCCGCCCACGGCGGCGTTTGGCTTCACGTTGAACCCCGGCGACGCCGGCTACGACGACGACCCGCGCATCATCTACCGCGGTATGGTCGGCGGGACGCAGACCTGCGACAACATCCTGCCCGGCGAGTTCGGGTTCTTCAACACCATCGCCTGTGCGGTGGTCGACTCGATGGACCCGCTTCGGCTGCGGCTTGGCAACAGCAAGGATGATGTCGTCATTTCGGCGTTTTCGGTGCAGTACGTCAAAGTCGGTTCGAACCCATCCGACGACATCGACCCCGATGATCACGGTAGTACTACCCCCTACGCCAACGGAAATCAGGTAGTCGTGGTGGGCCGATGGCCGTCCAACGCCAACGAATGTGTCGAGTGGGGCGAACGCGACCCCTTCGACTGGATCGAGAACGGTAGCGTCGATTGGGAGTACTGGACGGATCCGTTTGGCGGTCCTGACTTGCGTATCAACTACGAAATTGCGGTTTGGAACGACACGATCTCGGATTATGTGGGTTGGTTGGACTCCGGTACCGAGCGTGCGGTCGGCTGGTCGTGGACCGGCCAGCGCCAGATCGAGGACGTGAACCGCGCGCGGATTGACTGTTGGGGTTCCCAGTTCACGCTCGACCGCGTGCAAGACCTGCTCAACCTGCCGACTTTCATTCCGCCCGGCAGCACCGACGAGCAAGAGCGCAAGTCGTATTTCCCGAGCCTCGGTCTGGTGATTGTCGAAGTCTATTGGGAGCACTCGCTGCTGCTCGAGAACTTCCCGCTGCTTTCTGCCCAGTGGTCGCCAGTGTATCAAGTGATGGGCGGCGACGATCCAACATCGACAGCAGACGTGATCTACGCGTGGGCGGCGTTCCCGGTGCCCTCCGCAGAACCGCGTCTGGCGTTCAAACCGTAA
- a CDS encoding ribose-phosphate diphosphokinase: MTRDSKYRTPFGDLKVFFGSSAQHLKEPICSHVGVPAGKYERKTFSNENIFIRLNESVRGQDVYIVQSMSSPVHDNFMELLIMIDAVMRDSAGRINVVIPYLTYGRSDKKDQPRVPITARLVANMIETAGADRYITVDLHAGQIQGFFNIPGDAIRAFYLLSDYVRDKRIPDLTVVSADLGYAKPARNWGEALSAPVALVEKRRVDNAERPEVMSIIGSVEGRNVLLVDDEVNTGGSIVNAVNICREYGARDVYLAFTHGFMTKLTYDRLSSLGVKEIILTDTIDQPVAKRLPNMTVLSVGPLLAEVMMRAHEGRSVGELFNE; encoded by the coding sequence ATGACCCGAGATAGCAAGTACCGCACGCCGTTCGGCGACCTAAAGGTGTTCTTTGGATCGTCTGCACAGCACTTAAAAGAGCCCATCTGCTCGCATGTCGGCGTGCCTGCGGGGAAGTACGAGCGCAAGACGTTCTCCAACGAGAATATCTTCATCCGGCTGAACGAGAGCGTCAGGGGACAGGACGTGTATATCGTTCAGTCGATGAGCTCACCCGTGCACGATAATTTCATGGAACTGCTCATCATGATCGATGCCGTCATGCGCGACAGCGCCGGCCGCATCAACGTCGTGATTCCTTACCTGACCTATGGCCGGTCGGACAAGAAGGATCAGCCCCGCGTTCCCATCACAGCGCGGCTTGTCGCAAACATGATCGAGACGGCCGGGGCCGACCGTTATATCACCGTCGACCTGCACGCCGGGCAGATTCAAGGGTTCTTCAACATACCCGGCGACGCCATCCGAGCTTTCTATCTCCTCAGCGACTACGTGCGCGACAAGCGCATCCCGGATTTGACTGTCGTGTCGGCGGACCTCGGCTATGCCAAGCCGGCACGCAACTGGGGCGAGGCGCTCAGTGCGCCGGTCGCTCTGGTGGAGAAGCGGCGCGTGGACAACGCCGAGCGTCCGGAAGTCATGTCGATCATCGGCTCGGTCGAGGGACGCAACGTGCTGCTTGTCGACGACGAGGTGAACACCGGCGGCAGCATCGTAAACGCGGTGAACATCTGCCGCGAGTACGGCGCGCGCGACGTGTATCTGGCGTTCACCCATGGGTTCATGACGAAATTGACCTACGACCGCCTGTCCAGCCTCGGCGTCAAGGAAATCATCTTAACGGATACGATTGACCAGCCCGTTGCCAAACGACTGCCCAACATGACCGTGCTGTCGGTCGGGCCACTGCTCGCCGAGGTCATGATGCGTGCCCACGAAGGGCGCAGCGTAGGCGAATTGTTTAACGAATAG
- a CDS encoding penicillin-binding protein 2: MAAQSETASLQQETLRRRLPVVVAGLIFISIALVTRMVLFQAPQDPRLTAYLQAVRDANYSSTQRQTSSRGIIYDRTGQRLAVNALQYRVGISANIVSDPDFMVQQLSTILNLDPLRVNEIVRSRVPYALLATNVDPQTYQQLVALNSSAIVAEQIPRRYYPQGSLAGQLIGFVAGDGDTFRGYNGTEGYYERELAGRTRQAEISVIPFDVPSDDAPEKGEDLVLTIDRDIQFLVESALASAIETSGAVGGNIIVMDPMTGDILAMASWPPLDPNNIPLNDERLLRNPAISDIYEPGSVMKVITMAAALQAGVITPDWVYNDEGVYRVGGEEIRNWDGQAYGIVDAETVIVESLNIGASKIAVEALGRNAFYSHLTAFGFGSRTRVDLEGEQLGRLRIPGDETWSESDLGVNAFGQGMSVTPLQMLNAINAIANGGLLMQPRVVKQVIRGQEVTTIEPVFIRRVINEDVARQVTNMMVAAVERGLDGRASVEGYTVAGKTGTAEIPSPVGYVTGATIATFVGFLPADAPQVSILVKLDRPKTAIFASQTAAPVFQALAEQLVTYLEIPTDEDRRFLVAEGGIVGALRP; encoded by the coding sequence ATGGCTGCCCAATCTGAGACGGCATCGCTCCAGCAAGAGACCCTGCGTAGACGCCTTCCGGTCGTTGTGGCCGGCCTGATCTTCATCAGTATCGCGCTGGTTACGCGTATGGTGCTGTTCCAAGCCCCGCAGGACCCCCGCCTGACTGCGTATTTGCAGGCCGTCCGTGACGCGAACTACTCGAGCACGCAGCGCCAGACTTCGTCACGGGGCATCATCTACGATCGCACCGGTCAGAGGCTGGCGGTTAATGCGTTGCAGTATCGCGTAGGAATCAGTGCGAATATCGTTAGCGACCCGGACTTCATGGTACAGCAGTTGTCGACCATCTTGAACCTAGATCCGTTGCGAGTCAATGAGATCGTCCGAAGCCGCGTTCCATACGCGTTGTTGGCGACCAATGTCGACCCGCAGACTTACCAGCAGCTTGTTGCGCTCAACTCAAGTGCCATCGTCGCCGAACAGATCCCGAGAAGGTACTACCCGCAAGGCAGCCTCGCCGGCCAGCTCATCGGGTTCGTCGCCGGGGACGGCGACACCTTCCGCGGCTACAACGGGACGGAAGGTTACTATGAACGAGAGCTTGCGGGCCGGACCCGTCAGGCGGAAATCAGCGTCATACCCTTTGACGTGCCGAGCGATGACGCCCCCGAAAAAGGCGAAGACCTCGTGCTGACGATTGACCGTGACATTCAGTTCTTGGTCGAGTCGGCGCTCGCATCTGCCATCGAGACGTCCGGCGCGGTCGGCGGCAACATCATCGTGATGGACCCGATGACCGGCGACATTCTGGCAATGGCAAGCTGGCCTCCTCTCGACCCGAACAATATCCCGCTGAACGACGAGCGCCTCCTACGCAATCCGGCGATCAGCGATATCTACGAGCCGGGCTCTGTGATGAAAGTCATTACCATGGCGGCCGCGCTGCAAGCGGGAGTCATCACGCCGGACTGGGTGTACAACGACGAGGGGGTCTACCGCGTCGGCGGCGAGGAGATTCGAAACTGGGACGGACAGGCATACGGCATTGTCGACGCCGAAACGGTGATCGTCGAATCGCTCAATATCGGGGCGTCGAAGATTGCCGTGGAAGCGCTTGGCCGCAATGCCTTCTACAGCCACTTGACGGCCTTTGGCTTCGGATCGCGCACACGGGTCGACCTTGAAGGCGAACAGCTTGGCCGCCTGCGCATTCCGGGTGACGAAACGTGGTCGGAGTCCGACCTCGGGGTCAACGCCTTCGGGCAGGGCATGTCCGTGACGCCGCTGCAAATGTTGAACGCCATCAACGCAATCGCCAATGGCGGCCTACTCATGCAACCCCGAGTCGTCAAACAAGTCATTCGCGGGCAAGAGGTTACCACCATCGAGCCGGTCTTCATCCGCCGCGTCATCAATGAAGACGTCGCCCGGCAGGTCACCAACATGATGGTCGCTGCCGTCGAGCGCGGGCTGGACGGGCGTGCCTCGGTCGAAGGCTACACGGTCGCCGGTAAAACCGGCACGGCGGAGATTCCGTCGCCCGTCGGATACGTGACCGGTGCAACCATCGCGACGTTTGTCGGGTTCCTCCCGGCCGACGCTCCGCAGGTCAGCATTCTGGTAAAGCTCGACCGGCCCAAGACGGCGATCTTCGCCAGTCAGACCGCTGCACCGGTGTTTCAGGCGCTTGCCGAACAGCTCGTCACCTATCTCGAGATTCCCACCGACGAAGACCGCCGCTTCTTAGTGGCAGAAGGCGGCATAGTGGGCGCCCTGCGGCCATAG
- the rsmH gene encoding 16S rRNA (cytosine(1402)-N(4))-methyltransferase RsmH, translating to MSAHISVLRDEVVSAVTADRLMPERVIDGTLGAGGHTLALVERGVGHVLGLDVDLQALAIARERLSGFIDAGRVTVQHRSYTAIAQAADEIGWSDGVDGIVLDLGVSSMQVDTAERGFAFMKDGPLDMRFDPAGGGITAADIVNSWDERDIADALFRWGEEREARRIARAIAAGRPFTSTRQLAEAVKKAVPLRGKPSPIHPATRTFQALRIAVNDELASVEHVLPVAIHLLRPGGRLAIISFHSLEDRIVKHAFRDASLEIAALPGMQSMPTKAALGRVLTRKPIDASAHEIEHNPRSRSAKLRVFERT from the coding sequence ATGTCCGCCCATATCTCGGTTCTGCGCGATGAAGTTGTGTCGGCCGTAACGGCGGACCGACTCATGCCTGAACGTGTGATCGACGGGACGCTGGGCGCCGGTGGACACACCCTTGCACTCGTCGAACGCGGTGTGGGGCATGTCCTCGGCCTCGACGTTGACTTACAGGCGCTTGCGATTGCTCGCGAGCGCCTTTCCGGTTTCATCGACGCGGGGCGCGTCACTGTGCAGCATCGCAGCTACACCGCAATCGCTCAGGCGGCAGACGAGATCGGCTGGTCCGACGGGGTGGACGGGATCGTGCTCGACCTCGGCGTATCATCGATGCAGGTCGATACTGCCGAACGCGGATTTGCGTTCATGAAGGACGGCCCGCTCGATATGCGCTTCGATCCTGCCGGCGGCGGGATTACGGCGGCGGACATCGTAAACTCGTGGGACGAGCGCGATATCGCCGACGCGCTCTTTCGCTGGGGCGAGGAGCGTGAAGCACGCCGGATAGCGCGCGCCATTGCTGCGGGGCGGCCCTTCACCTCGACGCGCCAATTGGCCGAGGCTGTCAAGAAGGCGGTTCCGTTACGCGGCAAGCCCAGCCCGATCCATCCGGCGACGCGCACGTTTCAAGCACTGCGTATTGCGGTCAACGACGAGCTAGCGTCGGTTGAGCATGTGCTGCCGGTTGCGATACACTTATTGCGACCCGGCGGACGGCTCGCCATCATCAGCTTCCACAGTCTCGAAGACCGGATTGTCAAACATGCGTTTCGCGACGCCAGCCTAGAAATCGCGGCGCTGCCGGGGATGCAGTCAATGCCGACCAAGGCAGCGTTGGGGCGCGTGCTCACCCGCAAGCCGATCGATGCAAGCGCGCACGAGATCGAGCACAATCCGCGTAGCCGCAGCGCGAAACTTAGAGTATTCGAGAGGACATAA
- the rsgA gene encoding ribosome small subunit-dependent GTPase A: MGDDALSGLIVKEISGFYWVEAGDGHIYRCRLRGRLLEAAQSSDVAAIGDRVHFDIVPDETGRIGAIYEVEPRRTVLGRAVRTEGSRGAGDPVRQHVIIANPDAVFVVTSAVKPAPDFPLIDRLLAIADHAELPEVVLIVNKMDLADEAKVIARFLPYEKMNYTVCYTSAEKHLGIERVRDLLHGKVSVFTGASGVGKTSLLNAIQPDLGRAVKEVSNWRDEGVHTTRDSVLVRLEQGGYIADTPGIRNAALYDVEPEELDGYFRDIAPYVGQCRFNDCVHQDEPGCAVIEAVRRHEISKARWRSYLALREELTKALEAY; encoded by the coding sequence TTGGGTGACGATGCATTGTCGGGCTTGATCGTCAAGGAGATTAGCGGATTTTATTGGGTTGAGGCCGGAGACGGCCATATATATCGGTGCCGACTGCGCGGCCGGCTTCTCGAAGCGGCGCAGTCGAGCGATGTCGCCGCCATTGGCGACCGCGTCCACTTCGACATCGTGCCGGACGAAACCGGCCGTATCGGGGCGATCTACGAGGTCGAACCGCGTCGCACGGTGCTAGGGCGGGCCGTCCGCACCGAGGGGAGCCGCGGCGCCGGCGACCCGGTACGCCAGCACGTGATTATTGCCAATCCGGATGCTGTATTTGTTGTGACCTCGGCGGTTAAGCCTGCGCCGGACTTCCCATTGATCGACCGCCTTCTGGCGATCGCCGATCATGCAGAGCTGCCGGAGGTCGTGCTGATCGTCAACAAGATGGACTTGGCCGACGAGGCCAAAGTGATCGCTCGCTTCTTACCGTATGAGAAGATGAACTACACCGTATGCTACACCAGTGCAGAAAAGCACCTCGGTATCGAGCGCGTGCGTGATTTGCTGCACGGCAAAGTATCGGTCTTTACCGGCGCGTCGGGTGTTGGCAAGACTAGCCTGCTGAACGCCATTCAGCCCGATCTCGGGCGCGCGGTGAAAGAGGTCAGCAACTGGCGCGACGAAGGCGTTCACACCACGCGCGACAGCGTGCTGGTGCGCCTTGAGCAGGGCGGATACATCGCCGACACGCCGGGCATCCGCAACGCCGCGCTCTATGACGTCGAACCCGAGGAACTTGACGGGTATTTCCGCGATATCGCGCCGTATGTCGGGCAGTGCCGCTTCAACGACTGCGTGCATCAGGACGAGCCGGGCTGTGCGGTGATCGAAGCGGTGCGCCGCCACGAGATCAGCAAGGCGCGCTGGCGCAGCTACTTGGCGCTGCGCGAGGAGCTCACGAAGGCTCTGGAAGCGTACTAG
- a CDS encoding phosphodiester glycosidase family protein, which translates to MRRLRRPFRTGFAVLKALLLVGCNLISPPATSPVLPTVEPTQAPLPPDAGSPEPGWDLIAPGAERRFVQPPNLGPFASVVIHRFDPARVRFRAHYSPSTPLWIGDWRSQVPGAVAFINGNFFDPSSNPLGLVVSDGTPYGQSYVGRGGMFATAGDQVWVRSLITDPYAGGLLDTAVQGFPMLITDGVANTRNGSADRATRRTVVAQDNAGRILWISTTLIGMTLNDMATFLSESDLQIVHALNLDGGGSTMLASPGSDIPSFDAVPVILAAYPVE; encoded by the coding sequence GTGCGACGCCTGCGCCGGCCGTTCCGGACGGGCTTTGCAGTCTTGAAGGCGCTGCTATTGGTGGGCTGCAACCTGATTAGTCCGCCGGCGACATCGCCCGTGCTGCCGACTGTCGAGCCAACGCAAGCCCCCCTCCCGCCGGACGCGGGGTCCCCTGAGCCCGGTTGGGATTTGATCGCACCCGGCGCGGAACGACGGTTCGTTCAGCCGCCCAACCTCGGGCCGTTTGCGTCGGTCGTGATCCACCGATTCGACCCTGCACGAGTCCGCTTTCGCGCCCATTACAGCCCCTCGACCCCGCTGTGGATCGGCGACTGGCGCTCGCAGGTCCCGGGCGCGGTCGCGTTCATCAACGGCAACTTCTTCGACCCGTCCAGCAATCCGCTCGGCCTAGTCGTCTCGGACGGCACACCCTACGGTCAGAGCTACGTCGGCAGGGGAGGCATGTTCGCCACCGCCGGCGATCAGGTTTGGGTGCGGTCGCTTATCACCGATCCGTACGCGGGCGGTCTGCTCGACACGGCTGTGCAGGGGTTTCCGATGTTGATCACCGATGGCGTAGCTAACACCCGCAACGGAAGCGCTGACCGCGCAACGCGGCGTACAGTCGTAGCGCAGGACAATGCCGGGCGAATTCTGTGGATCTCCACCACGCTGATCGGCATGACCCTCAATGATATGGCGACGTTCCTCAGCGAGTCCGATTTGCAGATCGTCCATGCGCTCAACCTCGACGGCGGCGGATCGACGATGCTCGCGTCCCCGGGCTCGGACATCCCTTCGTTTGACGCTGTTCCCGTCATCCTTGCCGCCTATCCGGTCGAATAG
- a CDS encoding helix-turn-helix transcriptional regulator: protein MLDLTQAKPFTPAPELVISDLETLKVLADPLRLSILEYLMRPSTVKRIAEKINKPATKLYYHFNLLEKHGLIVLVDTRIVSGIIEKHYQAAARVYRVAKNLLAPGSDEFDEGLELTLTGVFTSTKQEILANIHDATIDMTEEAPWHRRMTLNNYRFELTPKQYEKLHNALKGLLNEYNDLSQDNQDRGTQTASLKMLMVSYPIVTDDVDGAAENEEQDEQS from the coding sequence ATGCTCGACCTCACGCAAGCCAAACCCTTTACGCCCGCGCCCGAACTGGTCATCTCCGACCTCGAAACCCTGAAAGTTCTGGCCGATCCCCTGCGACTGAGCATCCTCGAATACCTGATGCGCCCGAGCACGGTCAAGCGCATCGCCGAGAAGATCAACAAACCCGCGACCAAGCTGTACTACCACTTCAACCTGCTTGAGAAGCACGGGTTGATCGTACTGGTCGACACGCGCATCGTTTCGGGCATCATCGAAAAGCACTATCAGGCCGCAGCGCGCGTCTATCGCGTCGCCAAGAACTTGCTGGCGCCCGGCTCGGACGAGTTCGACGAAGGCCTTGAGCTAACGCTGACCGGCGTTTTCACGTCGACCAAGCAGGAAATCCTCGCCAATATCCATGACGCGACGATCGATATGACGGAAGAGGCTCCGTGGCATCGTCGCATGACCCTCAACAATTACCGCTTCGAGCTGACTCCAAAGCAGTACGAGAAGCTTCACAACGCCCTGAAGGGGCTCCTGAATGAATACAACGATCTCAGTCAGGACAATCAGGATCGCGGCACCCAAACGGCGTCGCTGAAGATGTTGATGGTGTCTTATCCGATCGTCACCGACGACGTGGACGGCGCCGCGGAGAACGAAGAACAGGACGAGCAGTCGTAA
- a CDS encoding HD domain-containing protein, with protein sequence MRQGVRALLSLRVTPDLSEAAAYLTVPQLALFRHMSHIEQVHALNVLRTLLANLPQDGDPRALDDLAVAALLHDVGKSRHPVRIWQKTLPVLVGRAAPGLYDELVDKDPRHWLWRAFAVKRHHPAWGAEMARTAHAPERVVWLIEHHQDDAAQWENHPHVPLLRALQAADDAN encoded by the coding sequence ATGCGACAGGGTGTTCGCGCGCTGCTGTCGCTGCGCGTAACCCCCGACCTTTCCGAGGCGGCGGCCTATCTCACCGTTCCACAGCTTGCGCTGTTTCGCCATATGTCGCATATCGAGCAGGTGCACGCGCTGAACGTCCTGCGGACCCTTCTTGCCAATCTCCCGCAGGACGGCGATCCGCGGGCATTGGACGACCTCGCCGTGGCGGCGCTGCTGCATGATGTCGGCAAGTCGCGTCATCCGGTGCGAATCTGGCAAAAGACCCTGCCTGTGCTCGTGGGCCGTGCCGCGCCCGGGCTGTATGACGAGCTGGTCGACAAGGACCCGCGGCATTGGCTGTGGCGCGCATTTGCGGTCAAGCGCCATCATCCGGCATGGGGCGCCGAAATGGCGCGTACCGCGCATGCACCGGAACGTGTCGTTTGGCTGATCGAGCATCATCAGGACGATGCGGCGCAGTGGGAGAATCATCCGCACGTGCCGCTGCTCCGCGCGCTTCAAGCCGCAGATGACGCGAATTGA